The genomic segment CAGTTTCACCCCGAAAAGAGTGGAGCTCCCGGAGAACAAATATTACGTAATTTTTTAGACTTATGATAGAGCTGATTCCTGCAATTGATATAATAGATGGAAAGTGCGTTCGTCTTTCTCAAGGAGACTACGGAAGTAAAAAAGTGTACAGTGAAAATCCGGTGGAAGTGGCTAAGGAGTTCGAAGCTAACGGCATTCGTCGCCTGCACGTGGTAGATTTGGATGGTGCTGCTTCGCATCATGTGATCAACTTTCGTACGTTAGAACAAATTGCTGCACGAACATCGCTTATTATAGATTTTGGTGGCGGACTTAAGACCGACGAGGACTTGTTGCTCGCCTTTGAAAATGGTGCACAAATGGTGACGGGAGGAAGCATTGCGGTGAAAAATCCGGAGCTCTTCAGCAAATGGATTAGCCAGTATGGCAGTGAGAAGATTATTCTGGGTGCCGATGTAAAGGATAGAATGATTGCCGTAAATGGATGGAAAGACGACACGACCCTGGACCTTTTCCCTTTCCTGCAAGGCTATGTGCATAAGGGGGTGCAAAAGGTTATCTGCACTGATATCGGTCGGGATGGAATGCTCGAAGGCCCGGCTGTCGATCTGTATAAAGAGATACTCGTACAGCATCCCGAACTATATCTGATAGCAAGCGGAGGCGTGAGTTGTATGGACGATATTAAAGCGCTTCAGAATGCAGGCGTGCCTGCTGTTATTTTTGGCAAGGCGCTTTATGAAGGGCATATTACGATGAAAGAGCTTTATGATTTGACTTAAAGGCGGTCAGGATGAGTTTAAGAAATAAGGTTGTTTTAAATGCTTTTTAAAGTGCATGTGTAACAAAATTAACCAGTATAATAGAAAAAGGTGTTAGCAAAAAGAATTATCCCTTGTCTGGACATAAAAGATGGGCAAACGGTGAAAGGAACTAATTTCGTAAACCTTCGTCAGGCAGGCGATCCGGTAGAATTGGGACGTGCTTATAGTGAGCAGGGAGCCGATGAACTGGTGTTTCTCGATATCACTGCCAGTTACGAAGAGCGCAAGACGTTTACCGAATTAGTAAAGCGGGTAGCAGCCAATATAAGCATTCCCTTTACGGTAGGCGGAGGGATAAACGAATTGAGTGATGTAGACCGATTGCTAAGCGCGGGTGCCGATAAGGTGTCTATCAACTCTTCGGCTATCCGCAATCCTGAACTGATTGGTGAAATAGCCAAGCATTTCGGCTCGCAGGTTTGCGTGCTGGCAGTAGATGCAAAGCTTACTACTGACGGTTGGAAGTGCTACCTCAATGGTGGCCGGATAGAGACGGAGCGGGAATTGCTTGCCTGGACACACGAGGCACAAGAGAGAGGAGCCGGCGAGATATTATTTACGAGCATGAATCACGATGGAGTAAAAACGGGATATGCCAATGAGGCACTTGCTGCGCTTTCCAATCAGCTTTCTATTCCTGTAATAGCGTCGGGCGGGGCGGGAGAACCGGAGCATTTTCGTGACGCTTTTACTCTCGGTAAGGCAGATGCCGCACTGGCTGCCAGCGTTTTTCACTTTGGTGAGATTAAAATTTCCGAATTAAAATCGTATCTTTGCGCGCAAGGTGTTACGGTGAGAATTTAAACATAGACAATGATTATGGATATAGATTTCGATAAGATGAACGGTTTGGTGCCGGCTATTGTGCAAGATTACTACACCTGCAAGGTACTGATGCTGGGCTTTATGAATAAAGAAGCTTATGCTAAGACGGTAGAAACAGGCAAGGTTACTTTCTTTAGCCGGACAAAAAACAGGTTATGGACTAAAGGCGAAGAGAGTGGTAATTTTTTGCATGTGGTTTCTATCAAGGAAGATTGCGATAAAGATACATTACTCATCCAGGTACATCCTGTAGGTCCTGTGTGCCACACGGGAACCGATACCTGTTGGGGAGAGAAGAATGAAGAAGGAGTGATGTTCATTAAAGAACTTCAGGACTTTATCGATAAACGCCATGCCGAGATGCCCGAAAAATCGTATACTACCAGCTTGTTTGAGTCCGGAATAAACCGCATGGCTCAGAAAGTGGGAGAGGAAGCTGTGGAAACAGTGATTGAAGCAACGAATGGCACGGATGAGAGGATGATTTACGAAAGCTCCGATTTACTCTACCACCTCATCGTGTTGCTTACTTCGAAGGGATATCGCATTGAGGATTTGGCTCGTGAGTTAAAAGCAAGGCATTCGGAATCATGGACGAAGCATTAGCCCAACAACAGACAAACGTTGAAATAGACGGCAGTAAAGCAGATAGTATGGAAGAAACAGCAAACGCATTGATTCAATATAAGGATGTTGAGGTAGATCAGCAGGAACTTTGTGTGCTTAGCGAGGTGAACCTGCAATTGTTTAAAGGAGATTTTCTTTATCTTATAGGTAAGGTTGGTTCCGGTAAAACGAGCTTGCTGAAGACTTTTTATGGTGAGTTGGGAGTAACCCAAGGCGAAGCGCAGGTACTGGGCTATGACATGAAAATTATTAAACGCAAACATATACCTCAGCTAAGACGTAAATTGGGCATTGTGTTTCAGGATTTTCAGCTGCTCACCGATCGTTCTGTATATGATAATCTGGAGTTTGTATTGCGATCTACCGGTTGGAAAAACAAGGAAGAGATTAAAGATCGTATTTATGAGGTGCTGGAACAGGTGGGTATGAGCAACAAAGGCTATAAACTGCCCAACGAACTTTCGGGTGGAGAACAGCAACGTATTGTCATAGCGCGTGCGGTGCTTAATTCGCCGCAGATTATATTGGCCGATGAGCCCACAGGAAACCTTGACGTAGAAACGGGAAGGGCTATTGTGGAGTTATTGCATAACATTTGTACACAGGGGGCATCGGTCATTATGACTACCCATAACCTGCAACTGCTCAAAGAATTTCCCGGGCGGGTGTATCGTTGTGAAGAACA from the uncultured Bacteroides sp. genome contains:
- the hisA gene encoding 1-(5-phosphoribosyl)-5-[(5-phosphoribosylamino)methylideneamino]imidazole-4-carboxamide isomerase; the protein is MIELIPAIDIIDGKCVRLSQGDYGSKKVYSENPVEVAKEFEANGIRRLHVVDLDGAASHHVINFRTLEQIAARTSLIIDFGGGLKTDEDLLLAFENGAQMVTGGSIAVKNPELFSKWISQYGSEKIILGADVKDRMIAVNGWKDDTTLDLFPFLQGYVHKGVQKVICTDIGRDGMLEGPAVDLYKEILVQHPELYLIASGGVSCMDDIKALQNAGVPAVIFGKALYEGHITMKELYDLT
- the hisF gene encoding imidazole glycerol phosphate synthase subunit HisF, whose translation is MLAKRIIPCLDIKDGQTVKGTNFVNLRQAGDPVELGRAYSEQGADELVFLDITASYEERKTFTELVKRVAANISIPFTVGGGINELSDVDRLLSAGADKVSINSSAIRNPELIGEIAKHFGSQVCVLAVDAKLTTDGWKCYLNGGRIETERELLAWTHEAQERGAGEILFTSMNHDGVKTGYANEALAALSNQLSIPVIASGGAGEPEHFRDAFTLGKADAALAASVFHFGEIKISELKSYLCAQGVTVRI
- the hisIE gene encoding bifunctional phosphoribosyl-AMP cyclohydrolase/phosphoribosyl-ATP diphosphatase HisIE; the encoded protein is MDIDFDKMNGLVPAIVQDYYTCKVLMLGFMNKEAYAKTVETGKVTFFSRTKNRLWTKGEESGNFLHVVSIKEDCDKDTLLIQVHPVGPVCHTGTDTCWGEKNEEGVMFIKELQDFIDKRHAEMPEKSYTTSLFESGINRMAQKVGEEAVETVIEATNGTDERMIYESSDLLYHLIVLLTSKGYRIEDLARELKARHSESWTKH
- a CDS encoding ATP-binding cassette domain-containing protein, which produces MEETANALIQYKDVEVDQQELCVLSEVNLQLFKGDFLYLIGKVGSGKTSLLKTFYGELGVTQGEAQVLGYDMKIIKRKHIPQLRRKLGIVFQDFQLLTDRSVYDNLEFVLRSTGWKNKEEIKDRIYEVLEQVGMSNKGYKLPNELSGGEQQRIVIARAVLNSPQIILADEPTGNLDVETGRAIVELLHNICTQGASVIMTTHNLQLLKEFPGRVYRCEEHRLANVTEEFAEKEQIGDN